The following DNA comes from Camelina sativa cultivar DH55 chromosome 14, Cs, whole genome shotgun sequence.
AGGGTCCCAACAAAACACACCGTCTTCAATCTCTATGGCTATATTTGAGAGTCCACGTGGAATAACAATAGTTGCATCTTCCTGTAGCTCTTCCTCCTGCAAGAACCCGGAAATCCTATCAAGAGAGACCTTTGTCTGAGCCATCATTGATACCAGATCAGGAAAGTTCCTAAGTGGCTCCTGAAGAATTCTGAATGTTGCCAGAGCAGAAAGAACACCTCCAGCTGTAAGTTGAGTGCCTAGGAATATCGAAGTAGCGAATGTAACTGCGGCTACAAAGATCGGGGAACTCCAAAAGATGAAAGTAACGAAAGCCTGTGAATATAAGGCTTTGCGAAGCCAACCATACTCCTCTTCCCTCATTTCTTCCAATCTCACTCTATAACGATCTTCCCATGCTTGCAATTTCAGAACTCTCATGTTCCTAAGACACTCTGACGTTTTCCTCATTCTTTCATCTTTCGCAGTCATCAATTTATCTTGATAGTCTTCCTGGACCTTAGCCAATGGAATCGTGACAAGAATAGAGATTATTGTAGCAACCAATGTAGCTACAGAAGCTATGCCCACgcttttatataaaattgcaaGAGCAAGAATAATTTGCATCGGAAGCATCCAAATATCATGAAGATACCATGAGTAATCTCCTATGCGCTGGACATCGACTGCCATGTAGTTTACAATTTCACCGCTGGTGTGGTTCTGCTTGGCTATACTCGAAAGTTTGAGACCTTTTCGGTATACCATAGCTGTTAAAGCTGATCTAACATGCATCCCTAAGATATCAACACCCATATACCATTGGCGGGTGGTGACTGTCTCTATAAGCTTGGACGTAAAGAATATCCCAGCGAGAACATATCCTTCATGTGGGAAAATCTCCTTCCCTCCAAGATAATCAACAAAGTAGCTGATCAAATAAGGACCCACATAGGACACTAGAGTATTCAACCCAGCAAAGACGGCATTGCAAGCTGCTTCTTTCCAGAATGATTTCAGAATGGCACGAGCTAAAGAAGGAGGCTTTGAAGGATTCTCGGATTTTGATCTCTTCCAATTCGACTTCAAGACCTTGTAACTTGACTTGGCTCTATCTCTTGGAGCAAGAAGCGGTATATCCTTAAGCTCAAGCGGTCTTTTAGAACCGGCCGAGAGAAGTGGATCTAACCAAGAAAGTGTGATGAGGCTAACTAGTCCAGCACTACTATATGGAGTAACTTTAAGACAAgctgcctcttcttcttcaagcaaaGGCTCCTGAAGATCAGAAGAGCTTCGGCGAACTTGAATACCAGAAATGCCTCTCAAAGCCACAAAGCAAAGAAACCCAAGAGCAGGTGTAACAGCTAAATTGGCCACAACATGAGAAGAACAACCGCTCCAACCTTCAATCGCTAGCCTTCTTCCATCCACATACATAGTACACAAACAAATCGAAAACGCTAAAAACCACCATAACCTCAACAAGAAAGGTAACTTCTCTGATGACTTGTATTTCAAATGAAGAACTGAGAAGCTAAGGAAAAACCAAGCTAAACACTGAGCAGCTGGAAAGCAAAGAAGGAACCAGACACTGACTTCTCTTATAACCTTAACCCCATCAAAACCTAACACCAAAACTTGAACGCCCAACATATACAAGCAGCAGAGCAGAGACAGTTTAAACCCAAACCCAACAGTGACATCGTTAATCTCTCTTTCCAAGCTAACATTAGAAGCAGAAACCGTATCGTCCTTGGAGAACCTATCTCTGCCTCTTCTCACGCAGACGAGAATCTGCCTCGCAGAGACAGCAAACAGAAAGACAAGAAAAAGTGCGAGGTTGATGAGGACAGAACAGAGCTCCAACAGTGGCAAATCATCTCGGAAGAAGAACGAGATCTCGTTAAAATCCATGATCGAGAAGAAGATttagtgtgagagagagagtttgaacAAGCGGGCGGATACTTCGAGCTAAAACAAgcatctcatcatcatcactacatCCCAAATAAGCCGTAGCTGCAAAAACAAACGAGAGGCGatgaatcttattttttttctttttcaaaaagtttaGTATTGACACATtgcaaatcaaaacaaattgaGTTTCTCTGAATAACCCAACACGTAGAAGCGATCACAGAGagatacccaaaaaaaaagaaaaggaaacacaaagaaacaaacaaaaaaaaggaaacacaaacacaccaGCTTTTGAtagatcaaaaatcaaataggTCCcccagagaagaagagagagagagggaagaaacAAATCAGCTGAAAGCAGACGTCACTTGggttcttgagagagagagagagagcaatcgAGAAAGAAAccgtgagagaaagagagagacgaagaagcagagaagatcTCTCTTAGCTTCGCTTAAATTaacccacaaaagaaaaagccaaaagagataatcttttcttctctttctctctaatcCCTTCTTTTTGCAAAAGAAATTTTTATGGGTGGGTCGATTTCGATTGAGATTCGAGATTTGTTAATAAAGTTGCTTCCTTTtcaaccttttttatttttgcgtTGGACTTACTGTACTCCTTGCTTAAtagtgtttgtgtgtgtgtgtgtgacaaAGCCGTAAGCTTTTTGAGTGCTTACGATGATGGATGCCTTTGACGTCGATGCGTCAATGTGAGTGCGTGTAAATgtcaccctttttttttttccaattgtcCTTTGTAACGATATTCaaaactatttaattattgacCGCATAATTCTTCAATAAAAGCTTCTATCATTATTACTACTAATCTTTTTTAACTATTCTAAGCAATGGAATCATCATATTCCGctttttacgtttttattctctctattttttttttatcatcacgtttaaaattttattagtatAACATTCAGAAAAGTTGTTTAAATAGTAATAATTTGTTGACATTTacctacccaaaaaaaaaaaaaaaaaaaattgagatttgtNATTGATCACTTTTGTGAATCAGAATAATATGAAGTCTGCATTATTAATCTAGCTAATTccattatagtattattttgcGCTGAGCTACTACTATGGAGGAGGAACCTTATTTACGGTCCACGGAATATTCTTCCTACACGTGAGTACTATACTATGTGCTGTTTACAACTACAAGTCTGCAATATTCGTATAGTATATATTACATGTCGGTTATTGCAGGTCTATTTTAACAATTCATTCTTCTGGTTTCCGTATGTACATATGTGTGTATACACAACATATTGaagctttttaaaaattcatttgtaAAAAAGTGCAGATGTATACGTTATCGTTTCactatataaaagaaagaaaaccaatTTTACATCTCTGGACCAAACAATGAGACAAACGAGTGCCAACTTGAAATAATATAATAGGATTAACTTTGAGAGTATGAAAatggctttatatatatagatagaggcATAGAGCTAGTCCAAAGATCCACAtacaaatacttttaaaaaaaatcataatttcaaTGCGTTGAATCTATCAGTGTAATACATATGTCCACCTAATTAACCGtacattaattataaaatcatattcatAATCTGGTACTCGATGTACCTGTAACTTTGTAAGTCATATTCTACAATCTCTCTTGCCCAAGTGTCAAGTGAGAGTGTGTGTCTGAGAGTATTAAGATGAAATGGTGACCcttaattaattagattataAACTAATATTATGGTGAATATATAGAGTTTGCAATCAATAAGCAACTAGCTATAAGATCATAGATTTACATAAAATGATTGTTTATTTCTGCccgtatgtttgtttgtttgtttagatAATATTCTATATATGTGCGGATGACGACTTACTACACATGCCATGCATCTCTTACGTGGCTATCCATTTTCTAATACATATGTTGAATGTCAATTATTGCTGACTATacattaaacaaatatatatgaacGCGAATGAAGATGTCATTTAGTACATGATTAGTTAATATATTACTGTTGGTACTGCACCTAACGCCGGGTACGTACGTTAAACCATTTCTAGTTCACAATGAGGTTTATACGTGTTCGGTTATATTTTTCTCAAATACTATATGTAGAATCAATCATCCTTCTTCATACTTCATTTTCACGAACAATAAACATTTCCACTATAATGGATGATTGGAgatgtaacttgtaagagttgaGACGATGATGTAACAATTAATCTAGAAGCCTCTTGATAATGTATTTCTAGTTTTAAACAGAAATAATGACAAGTTTGATATAGTTGTTGCTACTGTAGTTTTGTCATTTGGCGTTTGGTCGGTATCGTCATGGCTTTGTCTAAACCATTTTTATACCACTTTAAGTTCACGCCAGCTCACTTTCCATCATCTTTCGTCTTTTTATcgtttattatttctttatggATAAGAACAAATTCCAAACATCAAAGGTCGCTTTTCTTAGATGAAAAAATAGTATGTTTCTCAATTCATGAGCACTGTTAAATACATATCCAAATGTGGCTTACGTACGCAAATTGTTCATTTGAggacaaacaacaacaacagaaagaGAAGTGGAAAACCGGATGTCATCGATTAAGTAAGTTGAAAAAATCATTAGAAATGGAAAATTACGCAAAATAGAAATGGATTTGATTCAATAACTTTACTAATCCTAGTTAAGAACTCGTCTGtgaatatttttaagaacttaGTATAATTTAGTGATAAAAGACATAACTCCATTTATTTGTTctacgaaacaaaaaaatctccaaTTATTTGGTAAAAAACATGTGtggaataatataattatttcaacCTATATAAATGTGTTAGTATAGTATAGTATATATTAGTATTAGTCATTAATTCTTAAAACATAAAGGTTGGTAAacttgagttaaaaaaaaaaaaacataaaggtCGGTTAAATTTTCGGTTCCAAACCTATGTAATTAATGTAACGTGCATAATGATAGTGGTGGTCcttaacaaaaaaaggaaaaaaaaaaaaaaaaaagaaagaagaagaataatgatAGTGTTAGAATGTAATGTATACTTGTGTTGCATCCCTCCCTCTTTTtggttgcacaaaaaaaaaatgtatacctAACACATTACTCTCACGTGTTATTATTATGATATGTCGAATTATATGGATCTACGAAGCCTCTGTAGACTGTAATCTGTATGGTGCCTAACACAGACATTGAATTGTAATAATCCCATCAATCTATCGATGATTTAATATCTCAACTCAACACAACTTAATTTCGTATTCACTATTTGGTACCGTTGTTTGGTGAACGCGAATTTAACAAATCTGTACGAGATATACTGGTCCAGATATATTAGTGTACGGCCAAGTTTAGGCCCATTGAAGGCCCTACCTTCTTAAATTCAACGATAGTAATGGAAACTTCTATGAATTGTCGTTTTCTCCGTCACCGACCTTTTTGCACTGTCCCNNNNNNNNNNNNNNNNNNNNNNNNNNNNNNNNNNNNNNNNNNNNNNNNNNNNNNNNNNNNNNNNNNNNNNNNNNNNNNNNNNNNNNNNNNNNNNNNNNNNNNNNNNNNNNNNNNNNNNNNNNNNNNNNNNNNNNNNNNNNNNNNNNNNNNNNNNNNNNNNNNNNNNNNNNNNNNNNNNNNNNNNNNNNNNNNNNNNNNNNNNNNNNNNNNNNNNNNNNNNNNNNNNNNNNNNNNNNNNNNNNNNNNNNNNNNNNNNNNNNNNNNNNNNNNNNNNNNNNNNNNNNNNNNNNNNNNNNNNNNNNNNNNNNNNNNNNNNNNNNNNNNNtttttttttttttctttttttttttgtctttacctaacttgatatgaattttgtaaatctttatcataaaataataatacaaggGGTTTCATTATTTTGTATGCGTATAAAACTTATTTCAATGGGATTACTTGGGCCCATAAAGCTCTCAGCCCATAACGATAATTAGGGTCAAACCGGGTCGATAATATTAAACCGGTATTCGGCTAACGATAGAAATAAACCGGTCTCTCTGGTTCTCCCTAAGTCCCAACCCAAGTCTAAAGAACTCGAAGCTTCTTCTCCTACTCCTCCGGTCcccgtcttcgtcttcgtctagGTTAATCGAATCTTCGAGTGTTGCGTTCGCTGCGAATCGATGGCGCTATGGATGGACGCGGGCTCGGAGCCGATGACGGAGAGCGAAAAGGCTGATCTTGACGCTATTTCTGCTATCAAAGAGTCCGCCGCCATCGAATTCAAAgtactcactctctctctctctctctccccttctATTTTGCTCTGAATCTCCTAATTCGATGCTTCTTCTCAATAATTACTCTTTGACAGTGTTGCCTCCACTCTCTCGTGCTTTGTTCAAACACAGGAACAAGGCAATGAATGTGTGAGGAAAGGGAAAAAACATTACTCTGAGGCGATTGATTGTTACACGAAAGCCATTAATCAGAGAGTTCTAAGTGACTCGGAGACCTCAATTTTGTTCTCGAATCGAGCTCATGTTAATCTACTATTAGGAAACTATCGGCGTGCACTCACCGATGCTGAGGAATCAATGAGGTTATCTCCCGAAAACGTTAAGgtagctacttttttttttcttttaataaacaattattttttgatttcGTTGTAGCGTTTTGGGCGTTTCCCTGACTGGTTTTGGTGGTTTGCAAAGGCGGTTTATCGAGCTGCAAAGGCATCAATGTCACTGGATTTGCTGAACGAAGCAAAATCTTATTGTGAAAAGGGAATCAAGAATGACCCGAGTAACGAGGACCTGAAGAAGCTTCTAAAACTGGTGATTTCAAAAAAGCATGAGAAAGAACAACACGAGGCTGAAGTCTCAAGGGCTGTGTTTGAAGCCAaggtttgttttacttgaaaaTCAAGAGCTTAAATACTTAATAAGCAATATAACACTTAGGCATTTATTTGATTCAGTTTTCTATTGGTTTTGCGGCAGGCTTGTCTCTCTGCGATCGAGAACAGAGGCGTGAAGATTGGCAAAGCGATGTACCGAGAGCTCACGGGTTTGAACAAGCCAAtgttagataaaaacaacaTTCTTCATTGGCCTGTCCTGCTTCTTTACGCAGAGGCCATGACAAGTGACTTTGTCGAGGACTTCTGTGAAACAGACATGTTTGCAACTCATCTTGATATGATATCCTTTTTCCCAGTTTCCTTTCGTTTCTTATTTTTGCATCTCATTTAGATTGCCTCTGCTCAATGCATTTTCTGTACCTCCTTAGCGCTCTAAACATGTTTTCAGAGGACAGTCCGCCGCTGCCATGGGATAAAAACAACGACTACTCACGTGATGTTATTGAGCTTTATTACGAGGTAATCAATTACCCCCACTCCACCCACAAATCATTCCTGTATACCAAACTCTTGTTTTAGATTTTCCTGCTCCATGCAGCTTTAGTATTTCCAATTAAAATGTTTCAGCTTATCtgttctctgtgttttgtccaCATCTCAAATTCTTACATATGGCTTCCGTTTTTTTTAACTACAATTTCGAAGAGTCTACTTTTCGTGTTGTATTTGAACATCTCCATGGGAAAGTGATACACTATATAGACGAAAGTGTGCTATATGAAGCACTTGTAGTAACATTAGGGTCTTTCACTTCTCTAGGCGAGTTCAGGATCTCCATTGCCCAAGAGTAGAGTTCTCCACTATCTTCTAGAAGGTACAaaaggttctcaagctgaaacTACCGGAGAAGAGGGCACAAGTGTAAACAAAACACCCTCCTACCGTAAGAATCCTAAACTTAAGATAATATATGCACTTTGCATTGTCAATTCTGCTATATAACATATTTTCCTTGCATTGGGAAAAAAGTGAAAGGTTCGTTGGGTATGGTTAAAGTAAACGAGAGAAGAACATTGCATGACGTGTTAAAAGAACCTAACTTTGTCATCCCCGAGATTCCAGGTTTGGTTGTATTATCATATTGATGTCTGTTTCTTAACAGTTGCTATCGGCTTCGTttgtgtttattgatttccctcTCTTCTTGCTTTTTGGGGTTTCGTTGCTTACAGTCTTCTACATTGTATCAAAGAGGTCTAAATTTTACAAGGACTTCACCGCTGGCAAATGGAGTCCACCGAGTTGAAAAATTGAGTGATAAAGAGAGCATATCATTAGGATTttgcatcaaaatcaaaatacagtTTGGATATTTTACTTTGAGGAAAAATACAAACTTGTGCGTGTAAAAGTGgtgaaaaaacatattttgcGGCTTATTTGATTGATTGTCATAATCTTTTGGTATTTTAAAGTAGATAACAGATTCAGAAAGTGTTAACTACTATTCAAGACCCAAATCTGTTCTCAATTCTCAACGAAGGATAGGCTTGGCCAAGGTGACAGTGAGGCATCAGATCATGTCTTGATAAGGATTATTCTAGGtaaaagatgaaaaaagaaGGGGGAAAAGAAATCTTACAGAGGAAAACCGTGGTTACAAACTTAGTTACAAAgctacaacaacaaacaaaaaaaatatcttttttttttttttttttacatttttctgcAGTCTTTTAAACAACAGACTCAGAAACCtgcttcatttttgtttttgtttttttcaaagaaaaaagggTCGCAAATTGGAGAGAGGCCATCCTAACATGCGACCAACCACAGTATATAAGaaataaaggaagaagagacCACCATCTTGTCTGTGCATAGAAAAGGCTTCACAGGTCTCGAATCGCACAGCTGGTAGGACAGCAAGCAAGCAGAATTGAGGTTTACCcgaaaagaaacagaggaatatAAATAATCCTGCGATGCAAGATCTTTCAATAAGAGTGTGTATTGATGGTTGAGACCCAAAATTCTGCTCCATCTAGCATTCTAATGCATATGTCTGCACCTGTGGTTCATAATTTTCCGCCGACGGAAATAGGAATATATCATATGTTAGTTCAAAATTGCcttcattcattttcttttaaattgttCCAAGAAAATCAACCTTGTCAATAATTCTACCTCGGACAGATTCTCATCAGGAGAGCTGTTAGGTGCAGTGAGGTTGGATACAGCAGCTGTGTTGTACCGGAAGATCCTTAGTTTTCCCTCCTGAGATAAATATTGAGCAAATATCAGTACAAGTAAAAGTTGTATCGCCAAGAAGAGTTTCACATTATGATTATATTTCTAGATTATTTACCTTTGTTCCATAGACAAGACCTCCCCCAGGAGAAGGATGAAAGCAGGCAACATTAACTTCATCCTCTGAGCTTGGAAGTACTCTCACCAGTTCCATATCTGATACTCTGTAAATCTGATGGaatagaaaacgaaaaaaaaaaaaacaaatctttgtaTAATATCAAAGTGTAAGATATAAAATGGGGTCTGCTATTCTTTTCTGTTAGCCTAGAGATTCGTAACTACGGAAGCATAGACATTACCTCCAACACTGTGAAAAAATGTGATGTTGTTTCTCCATCACTCACAATGCTCTTCAAAAGAGAACCATGACGCCGACCATATGCAAGCAATATGTACTCGGAGGTTGGTGAGAACTGCACGgaaattttttaatcataaGGTGTTTCATCACAATAATACAAATTAGTGAACAACTATATCAGTGGTGATAATCTCAATGACCTTTGCAGTTATGACGTACTTAAACAACCTTGAGCATGTTATATCCACAAAAAGTTGTCAGAGACTTATGTCTAACAAATATACCCAACCCAATAATTCCCTAAAAAGTGGCTAACCTGGATAGAGGTCAAGCAATGTGCCGCCCTAATTGCTCGTGACACAAGTACTGAACCAAATCTGTACACATACATAAGATACTTTCTCTTAAGTTTTCAGTGTAAAAATCTGAAAAAGTAATAAGTAAGaccaaaaatcaaattgaaagaaGCACTTACGATTCCTTTTCGAGAGAATACACACGAAGTTCATACATGACTTGATGTGCTGTGACTGGATGTCGAGTAGGGGAAGTCGCAAGCCCCGAATCTTGTTGGACCAGCGTCTGCAAACCAGGATCTGTCTCAGCATGAGGAATAACACATGCGACACAAGCTGCTAAATATCTCCCACATGGTGAAAAATGGGATCCCATCTCACTGCAAAGATAACCACACATCATGTATCTCCATCAAAAAGAGAAATACTATCATCTAGTTGTAGCACAACAATATTAAGGAGACAAATTACCTGCAAAGGACAGCATGATGTATAGTTATTCGACATTTTTCAGACTTCAGTATTGCACATGGGTCTCTAATGTCATGTGACCACACTCTCAGTTTGACAGTACACGGCAACTCTGCAGCAGCAATTGAAGTAGCCAGTTCAGACGGGATTCTGTTTACCACAGGCTGAGCATCAGTTCCTTCATGCTGAGTGTTACGAGAGGAAAGACCTTCTGCTAAACCAGATACTGCGAAGCGGGACTGTATAAGTCGGTCCCGAGAATCACCTCTTGCAGAAACCCCATATAAGTTAACACCACCAGGAATTTCTAATGACGCTACTGCAGCCTCTAGACTGGCTGTGGATGATTGAGATGTTGAAGACGAACCCGTAAAAGGAGTTGAGTTGACATGACCATTACTACCACTAGGAAGTACCACTGGATTAGCACCAGCTTGGCTTTGAGCCATCAACCACCCTTGTAGAAAAGGTAACTCCCAGGAACCTCTGTCTCTAAAGTGAAACAACTGCTGAAGTTGTCCAAACTCGAGTAAATCTGGCTGACTTGAAACTTGACCAGGGAGACTGTTTCTTCCAACAGGTTGAGCTTCGTCTACATCCATGGCATCAACTGCAGTGGTAGAGTTTCTAGCTCCAGCTTGGCCAGCAACTGGGTTGCCTGCAGAGTTTTCTGGGACATGATAGGAACCAGAAAGATCACCAGACATAGCCATGGGAAGAGGAGAAGGTGAAGTTGTTCTGCCGCCATGTTCTACAGAACTTTGATTACTCTGAAACCTCGATTGTGCACTTCTTGAACCAGTACTACCAGTAGAATATTGTATTCGTGGATCATCAGCAGAATATGAAGGCAAAAGCAAGTACGGTAATGGCACAAGTGGCAGTTCAGCTGCCAAACTGGTACGACTGCCACTTTGTGTGTTGGTGAAGAAAATTGCAGGAGGTGGATATCGCAAATAACCTGGAGATGTTGCTCTTGTCATTGCGGAATCTGATGAATCAATGTCAGTCACCTGCCATTTGTAGTTTAAAGAGTAAGCCCACAATGTGGCAGATCAGTAACCCAAACTTCAATCTGTAGCTTACCTCTGCAGTCAAGAGAAGAGGAACCCCATGTGGATGAAAGTGTACAGCTCTCAGGGAACGCCTTGTCTTCAACACAACTGCTGGTGAGGATTCCTCCCCTATCCTATTATAATGCCATATGTGCaacttcaaaaaagaaaaagcatcaGATGTAAGACATTTAgatcaaataaattattctaAAAGGCTTAGCTGCCTCCAACTAGCTAGTGAATCATGAGAGAATTCAACGGGAATAAGATACCTTATGACCAGATGCAACAGCAAGTAATTCACCATCAGCATGGAAAGCAATAGAAGCAATAGGTCGATCTGTTtaaagaggagagaaagagaccaGGAGTAAATTGGATGAAAAGTAGAatagagaaaaaacaaagaaatatactGACTAGCACTTACAGAAATCATGAGATCTAATACATGCCGCAGTTTTTGTATTCCATAAGCGCACCTCATGATCTAAACTTCCACTAGCAACTATTTCTGAGTGGCGTGGATGGAATCTGACCTGTAGAGAACTCAGTAACATTAGATAGTTAAGCAGTGGGTATAACGCATAGCAAATTATCTTTTCAAGCAAGCCGAATCAACTTAATCCATTGCAAGTATTTTCTAACTAGCTACACCAAAAACGTATATAACAAAGTTGACACAAATCATCCAACTTACAAAACTAATGACAAAGATCACCACCAGATTTCTTAAGGATGCAAGATTAGGAAACCTTAACTGCTACCTAGTAACCATGGTAAATCATGGAGTCAATGAAGTTATGAGAAAAGGGATATTAATCTCTGACTCACCACCCAAGGTGTCCTCCGATGGCCACTCAAAACTTTTAAGCATTTTCCTGTCTCACAATCGATAATCTTTACTGTGTGGTCACCacttcaagatataaaaaaaaattcaagtaaaTCCCATTAGCAAACGGGAAAGATTAAATTACAACAAAATCGATTCATAATACTTACTGTGTAGACGCAAGAGTTCTTCCATCAGAGCTAAAAGCTGCTGCGATAGTTGACCTTGGAGGAGGTACAAGAGGACAGTATATAGCAGATAAATGCTGCAATGACTCTGCCTCGACCCTGCATAAAAGGAAAGCAGTATACATTCAGAAGCTCGAACGGGGTAGGGTCACGTTAATTCATCTTCACAGAAGATACATCAGTTTCGAAATAAAGGAGCGAATAAGTGATGAATGCAAGGTACCATGANNNNNNNNNNNNNNNNNNNNNNNNNNNNNNNNNNNNNNNNNNNNNNNNNNNNNNNNNNNNNNNNNNNNNNNNNNNNNNNNNNNNNNNNNNNNNNNNNNNNNNNNNNNNNNNNNNNNNNNNNNNNNNNNNNNNNNNNNNNNNNNNNNNNNNNNNNNNNNNNNNNNNNNNNNNNNNNNNNNNNNNNNNNNNNNNNNNNNNNNNNNNNNNNNNNNNNNNNNNNNNNNNNNNNNNNNNNNNNNNNNNNNNNNNNNNNNNNNNNNNNNNNNNNNNNNNNNNNNNNNNNNNNNNNNNNNNNNNNNNNNNNNNNNNNNNNNNNNNNNNNNNNNNNNNNNNNNNNNNNNNNNNNNNNNNNNNNNNNNNNNNNNNNNNNNNNNNNNNNNNNNNNNNNNNNNNNNNNNNNNNNNNNNNNNNNNNNNNNNNNNNNNNNNNNNNNNNNNNNNNNNNNNNNNNNNNNNNNNNNNNNNNNNNNNNNNNNNNNNNNNNNNNNNNNNNNNNNNNNNNNNNNNNNNNNNNNNNNNNNNNNNNNNNNNNNNNNNNNNNNNNNNNNNNNNNNNNNNNNNNNNNNNNNNNNNNNNNNNNNNNNNNNNNNNNNNNNNNNNNNNNNNNNNNNNNNNNNNNNNNNNNNNNNNNNNNNNNNNNNNNNNNNNNNNNNNNNNNNNNNNNNNNNNNNNNNNNNNNNNNNNNNNNNNNNNNNNNNNNNNNNNNNNNNNNNNNNNNNNNNNNNNNNNNNNNNNNNNNNNNNNNNNNNNNNNNNNNNNNNNNNNNNNNNNNNNNNNNNNNNNNNNNNNNNNNNNNNNNNNNNNNNNNNNNNNNNNNNNNNNNNNNNNNNNNNNNNNNNNNNNNNNNNNNNNNNNNNNNNNNNNNNNNNNNNNNNNNNNNNNNNNNNNNNNNNNNNNNNNNNNNNNNNNNNNNNNNNNNNNNNNNNNNNNNNNNNNNNNNNNNNNNNNNNNNNNNNNNNNNNNNNNNNNNNNNNNNNNNNNNNNNNNNNNNNNNNNNNNNNNNNNNNNNNNNNNNNNNNNNNNNNNNNNNNNNNNNNNNNNNNNNNNNNNNNNNNNNNNNNNNNNNNNNNNNNNNNNNNNNNNNNNNNNNNNNNNNNNNNNNNNNNNNNNNNNNNNNNNNNNNNNNNNNNNNNNNNNNNNNNNNNNNNNNNNNNNNNNNNNNNNNNNNNNNNNNNNNNNNNNNNNNNNNNNNNNNNNNNNNNNNNNNNNNNNNNNNNNNNNN
Coding sequences within:
- the LOC104738925 gene encoding tetratricopeptide repeat protein 4 homolog isoform X1, whose amino-acid sequence is MALWMDAGSEPMTESEKADLDAISAIKESAAIEFKEQGNECVRKGKKHYSEAIDCYTKAINQRVLSDSETSILFSNRAHVNLLLGNYRRALTDAEESMRLSPENVKAVYRAAKASMSLDLLNEAKSYCEKGIKNDPSNEDLKKLLKLVISKKHEKEQHEAEVSRAVFEAKACLSAIENRGVKIGKAMYRELTGLNKPMLDKNNILHWPVLLLYAEAMTSDFVEDFCETDMFATHLDMMFSEDSPPLPWDKNNDYSRDVIELYYEASSGSPLPKSRVLHYLLEGTKGSQAETTGEEGTSVNKTPSYLKGSLGMVKVNERRTLHDVLKEPNFVIPEIPVFYIVSKRSKFYKDFTAGKWSPPS
- the LOC104738925 gene encoding tetratricopeptide repeat protein 4 homolog isoform X2 — encoded protein: MRLSPENVKAVYRAAKASMSLDLLNEAKSYCEKGIKNDPSNEDLKKLLKLVISKKHEKEQHEAEVSRAVFEAKACLSAIENRGVKIGKAMYRELTGLNKPMLDKNNILHWPVLLLYAEAMTSDFVEDFCETDMFATHLDMMFSEDSPPLPWDKNNDYSRDVIELYYEASSGSPLPKSRVLHYLLEGTKGSQAETTGEEGTSVNKTPSYLKGSLGMVKVNERRTLHDVLKEPNFVIPEIPVFYIVSKRSKFYKDFTAGKWSPPS
- the LOC104738926 gene encoding uncharacterized protein LOC104738926, translating into MTESIWSHDQPSPQSMIPSPKPVANVHRQRCRSVFKLLVQREISPKTKFVPRKRWGESRWDADSSCGTSSEPVSEQGHNLISWVEAESLQHLSAIYCPLVPPPRSTIAAAFSSDGRTLASTHGDHTVKIIDCETGKCLKVLSGHRRTPWVVRFHPRHSEIVASGSLDHEVRLWNTKTAACIRSHDFYRPIASIAFHADGELLAVASGHKLHIWHYNRIGEESSPAVVLKTRRSLRAVHFHPHGVPLLLTAEVTDIDSSDSAMTRATSPGYLRYPPPAIFFTNTQSGSRTSLAAELPLVPLPYLLLPSYSADDPRIQYSTGSTGSRSAQSRFQSNQSSVEHGGRTTSPSPLPMAMSGDLSGSYHVPENSAGNPVAGQAGARNSTTAVDAMDVDEAQPVGRNSLPGQVSSQPDLLEFGQLQQLFHFRDRGSWELPFLQGWLMAQSQAGANPVVLPSGSNGHVNSTPFTGSSSTSQSSTASLEAAVASLEIPGGVNLYGVSARGDSRDRLIQSRFAVSGLAEGLSSRNTQHEGTDAQPVVNRIPSELATSIAAAELPCTVKLRVWSHDIRDPCAILKSEKCRITIHHAVLCSEMGSHFSPCGRYLAACVACVIPHAETDPGLQTLVQQDSGLATSPTRHPVTAHQVMYELRVYSLEKESFGSVLVSRAIRAAHCLTSIQFSPTSEYILLAYGRRHGSLLKSIVSDGETTSHFFTVLEIYRVSDMELVRVLPSSEDEVNVACFHPSPGGGLVYGTKEGKLRIFRYNTAAVSNLTAPNSSPDENLSEVQTYALEC